One Eurosta solidaginis isolate ZX-2024a chromosome 5, ASM4086904v1, whole genome shotgun sequence DNA segment encodes these proteins:
- the Tsen54 gene encoding uncharacterized protein Tsen54 has product MRSINTNLNSLTSIYNQNRLQLEYHSTIMSVEQVYLLLLGEEASTKFNEYLVYSHLTRVGYILVRHQNVAYYDDVEPTEVDCAWALALSDINNRGIPENIKKSKYYAKVKKQMKLIKDRIQEQQQIEEVKETGDSPLINFQRKIAATGKRKEANNKAENPTEAKRRRLEMAARQRSLLDCLKDEPEYKEFEAVFAKFDIIQMADACIGDADDVRTLPITFDLYLHNTGFKKSTPTPPTFRIIILGVEEQFPTHAEISHTYNLQKYPIPLLIVSVGESKQIQAFIYYFS; this is encoded by the coding sequence ATGCGCTCAATAAATACGAATTTAAATAGTTTAACAAGTATATATAACCAGAATCGTTTACAATTGGAATACCATTCAACAATTATGTCGGTGGAACAAGTATATTTGCTTTTACTAGGCGAGGAAGCCAGCACCAAATTCAACGAATATTTAGTTTATTCCCATCTAACACGCGTTGGTTATATTTTAGTGCGTCATCAGAATGTTGCCTATTATGATGATGTAGAGCCAACAGAAGTAGACTGTGCATGGGCATTAGCTTTAAGCGATATAAATAATCGTGGTATaccagaaaatattaaaaaatcaaaatactATGCCAAAGTTAAAAAGCAAATGAAGCTTATTAAGGATCGTATTCAGGAACAGCAGCAAATAGAAGAAGTGAAAGAAACAGGCGATTCGCCACTCATAAATTTCCAGCGAAAAATTGCAGCCACTGGAAAGCGAAAAGAGGCGAACAATAAAGCCGAGAACCCTACCGAAGCCAAAAGAAGACGCTTGGAAATGGCTGCTCGGCAAAGAAGTTTACTCGATTGTTTGAAAGATGAACCAGAATATAAGGAATTTGAAGCGGTATTTGCTAAATTCGATATTATACAAATGGCTGATGCTTGTATAGGCGATGCAGATGACGTGCGCACTTTACCAATTACATTTGATTTATATTTGCATAACACTGGTTTTAAGAAGAGCACACCCACTCCACCCACATTTCGTATAATAATATTAGGTGTTGAAGAGCAATTTCCTACGCATGCAGAAATTTCGCATACATATAACTTACAGAAATATCCCATACCATTGCTAATAGTTTCTGTGGGTGAATCTAAGCAAATACAAgcttttatatattattttagtTAA